The sequence CGAatgtaaaaagtaaaaacaccGGAAATGTGAGGAaatcgaattttttttcaagaatcCAGAACACATCAAACGCTTCCTGATCAATTACAGTATATGAAACAATTTATTAAAAGAAACCTGAAAACAAGAGTAGTTAATCaagataacaacaaataatctGAAACAGGTACAAAGTAGTCCTCCATGAAAGCAATCTCACAAAAAGGACTGAACTTGGGGACAATAGGAGTGGATAAAGTGATCAAAGACCATGACAAACTAGTTCATAAGATAAGTAGAAGCTACTTCTCCAGTTACCAATCTACATTTTTCAGAGCGCAAAAGAGGAATCGAACAGAAGTTGTACTAAGATTCCTAattcttcataaataaaaacaatcttGCCAAGAAATAACCCCGAAAGCACTTTTTAGTCGATTAATGTGACATAAAACAACACGAAATCCGATCACACATTCCTTCCGTATTGATTTCATCACAAGAAacctaaaaacaataataatcaataataacaatatccaATCTGAAAATGGTAGGTGGTTACGGGAAAATTGGGGATCATGAAAATCTGAAATTGAGCGAATGGATCACGAATCTTAAAAAACGCGAAAATTTTATCCAATTGATGATCTCTCGGCTTTTGAATTGGAACTTCAAAATTGTGCAGAGGAGCACGTAAATAGGGACTAGATGAATATATAGGGTGTTGACGAGTAAAGATGttggttaaataatttaaatatagatatttaattcgagtaaaaatacaacaaatatccaaataaaacaTCACATTTCAAAATCCAAATTCCAAATTGAAATTCCCAAATCCAAATAACGCATGACATGTTggttaaattgttttttttttttaataaaatcaaagaGCTGACCAGTTAGTAATAACCAGCAGGTTTCTCGAttttatcagttaattactattttaaatagttttatgaattttatgagTTTTAGCACATATCAAAATCGGTTAGATCAATTGTCATGAGTAAACCGGTTTGACTACTCGGTCAGATCTGTTTTTAAAAACGAGTTTATTCAATTCTAATCAATATCTTATGGCAATCGGGGTATACGACCGACCATATGTCGTTTTACAAATTTAGAAGATCGTAGATTATAAAAACCGGATTTGttataattgattttatttcttttaaaatatatttatttattatcattaCCACTTTTTTACGACATGTTTGTTGATATATGTTATAACTGATTGTTGTGGATTTTCTTTTGAAGTTAACGTAATTCATTTGAGGATCTACACTTTTCCtgttaaatttttaatgtcATTTTCATTCACtacattgttaaaaaaaaattaaatatttatttatctattgagattagtttatttataataactagCTTAGAAAATTTAagtcatatttaaaatatgattcatTTGGAAAAATCAAAGTTTAGGTTCAATCATCTAAACCATGTTAGAATTGGTTCGGTTCGGTTCTGTTTATTATTCAGTAAAAACGATAAACTtggtttaattcaaatttttataaaaccgAACCCAAATCTTAATGGCTCAACAATCACTATATCATAAGACTAATAATgtaaaaacaaacataaatttttcacacaaattgaagaagaaaatataGAATTATCTCGTGTGGATATATCAGAAGACTAACAATGTAAAAACGAACATAaatttttcacacaaatttttcatttaatatatgACTCACGAAAGTGGATATATAATTGATTGAGAAGATCTCGTGTGAAATGCTCTCGCATATATATGAACTAGTGCATCGACGCACGTGTTACGtgcttgtacaatattttttataattcatttattttatatttaaatgaggatcaaaatataattataaaaaataatgagggattacattgtaattttgatatatgaataaaaataaataaaaaagaaagagagaaaaaaaaccaaaataagaATTGAACCTACAGCTTGATGCTTAGGAAACAAAACTCTATCCAATAAACTAAATGtgttttacattaaaattttaacgctttaataatatatataattattaaaacatgtcATGATAccaaaagttagttactctaagaGTCTTAagcttaataatatagtatagatagtaTAGGATATGTGAAGTTAAAGCCCATGAACTTGAAGAAGCTCAGAGTGTCAAAACCCATAAACTTGTAGAATCTCAAAGCCTACATGATAAATGACGAGCCCGTGTTTTTGTCCCAGTAAGCATTACGACGAATCTTGATGAATTTGTTATAACTGAAGAACGTAATAGATTAATCTAGGTGTCGACATCGTGTTTCGTGTTTATAAATCGGTGCTCAACTATAAATGAAGAAATGATTtacaacatttttattatttttgcttttcatatatttttcgaatttgtgagacgaatccaCCCGATCCATACATAATACTTTTGTATTATGCCCTAGCAGCAGACTTCAGTGTAGCATACCGTGTCCACCTCCGTACTCACCAATACATCTAATTGATGAGTGACACCTCATATGTGAGTACGGCGAGTGGACAATATATCAAATNtaatttaaaaataagtttattattatatatgatataaattatgttaaaccttaaaatataataattattttaaaagttaataTGAAAAACAATGTAGAGAGATTTTCTTAAATAGACTCACACAATTACTATAATCAATTTTAGTGTTCAGTTAAATTAATATACCAAACTAATCTTTTTATCATATCAAATTACAAAGatatctcaaattttttaaacNNNNNNNNNNNNNNNNNNNNNNNNNNNNNNNNNNNNNNNNNNNNNNNNNNNNNNNNNNNNNNNNNNNNNNNNNNNNNNNNNNNNNNNNNNNNNNNNNNNNNNNNNNNNNNNNNNNNNNNNNNNNNNNNNNNNNNNNNNNNNNNNNNNNNNNNNNNNNNNNNNNNNNNNNNNNNNNNNNNNNNNNNNNNNNNNNNNNNNNNNNNNNNNNNNNNNNNNNNNNNNNNNNNNNNNNNNNNNNNNNNNNNNNNNNNNNNNNNNNNNNNNNNNNNNNNNNNNNNNNNNNNNNNNNNNNNNNNNNNNNNNNNNNNNNNNNNNNNNNNNNNNNNNNNNNNNNNNTAGTTGAGTTTGGAATGAAAAAGATACAAAATCTTTGCTGGTAACAACTACGATTTCATACACAGAGTTGTACGATAAGGTTCAAGATTTTTGCAATTTCTCGAACAATCTTATGAATTTCATGCATTTGGACATAGAGTAGTGATAATTTGAGATAATTCTTTTGTCGAGTtgcatttttatgcattttattttttgaaattttgttgtgCATACTCATAAAATGTTAGCATGAAATAAGTTAGAGACTTAATTGAGATcatcatattttttgtttatatttgtgTAAACTCACATTGATGTAATTATTAtgttttcataaatcataaccatggtgattttgtttatattattttgcatgAACAACGATCGTAATTAGAATATTATAACCTTTGTGGTTTCGTATGCACTAATGCAAACTAacaattcataattttattaaaatatgtttattgatatAAGTAAgtagtattaaaaaaattaatatattataaattaaataaaacaaaaaaatgttaaatcaactcttaaaaagaaataatagaTAATTAAACAAATGAATCACGAAAATGGAACATGTGTATTCGTAGAAAAAAtgtatttatgattttttacttATATAAGACATAATGCAAAATGTTTAATAAagaagattatttttaaaattatgacttTGAAATAGACTAGAATAATCAATTTCCTTAAAAAATACGAGGAAGTGTGTGATGTGCAAATAACGCGTTTAATTGAAAGCGTCACTATCTCAGTTATCTGTTTCGGCCATCTTTCTTTCAAATTTccccttaaaaaaaattgttggaaaattttctatataaaaaaataacttgttggaaaaaattccaaaaacagttatattgttgttagattttttttaaaagcaaaataaactttttatttatttctactttttcccaaaataaatataaatcttcttaatttttttaaaaaagataatatgttttttaaagcttaaaaaatagaatattttgatatatacaaTACACGCATTATGCATACTAGAATACTGACGCACGCATTGTGTGCTTGtacgatattttttataatttatttggtttatatttaaatgaatatcaaaatataattataagaaatagtgagtgactacattgtaattttgatatatgaactaaaaaaataaatagaaaaaaaaagaataaaaaaaactcaagtAAGAATTGAACCTACAACCTCAAGGCTAAAAAACAAATGCTTTATCCATTAAACTACATGtgaatttcattaattttttaacactttattgatatatataattagtaAAACAGACTATGACAccaaaagttagttactctaaagGTCTCTTCCTtaaaaatatagtatagatagaaaataattttttactcAAGTATGTCTGTTGTGAGACGGATTCATGTTGAACCGGTTCGTATTTATTAGGGGtgaaaaaaataccgaattttcggtatccTAAGATTACGTAccaaaaaaataccgaatttatcgaatttcggtataccaaaaaAATCGGTGGGGTGCGTAATAATAccaaattttcggtacggtaacgatagtaaatttgaaaattttggtatataccgaaatatcgaaaaaatatataaaattttaaaataataaatttataaaattttaaaaatataaggtttttttgtataaaatgaTATATCGATATCGTACAGAAATCTCAGTATACCAtacaatttcggtataatcggtatgctaattatatgtaccgaaatttttggtataccaATCGATATGAAATTTgcttataccgtaattttcggtacgatatatGATATGTAATTTTCGGTATGATATAGTATGGCATGGTATACCACCCATAATATTTACAatcattttttcataaaatgagTCGGATTAGAGATTCGTCTCAAAAAATTAATCCGCGAAATAGTCTCAtagatatttttgttttatcattaaataatattattatttatttttaaatatttggtatcttataaaattataagaaaTGTGGCATTTGAGGAATTTTTTCGTGAATTTCAAAGAACAAAATGAGTTATCGAGATGTattctttaataatttaatCGAGAATAAATGCTTACATctaaaatatgttatttaaaattctaaaataaatttaaaaaatagtaattaaaaaacttgacatttaaaataataattattttatattttaaaataaacattttattttctaaaaaacataaataaaatatttatcattttttctcGTGGCTCGAAAAACAAAACCTAACAAAGCTCCGTGATTGTCTTCCTTTTGTCTCACAGAATTAACAGATCAGATCGTAGAAACTTGAAAGATAGTGGACTCCCTTCTTTCGATTTTCAGTGCATAACTTCGCcagaaaaaagggaaaaaaacccAAGATTCCATATCACATATTGAATAGAAAAAGAAGTAACTCCCTGAAATTCTACCAAAACAGTAGGCTAGGGCGGTGTTAAATCTTTTACGGGAGGGAATCAGTGGCTGGCGATATGGGCTGCGCTGGATCACGCGAGAAGGGAGAGGGTACTCTTTATGTTGCGTTCTTCACTGGATTGAACTCTcgttttcttgaatttcttgctttcaaTGAGGGACACTATTATTGGGGTTCACCATTAGTTATTTGAGTGCAAAATAACATTTTGCTTCATGGATTTGTTTAAATGTCTATTGTTACTGGGTCTCTGTGTCTGGGATTTGGTGAATTTCAATTTAGCTTCTTGAATGTTGGGATTGTGACGACTGTTTTGATTTTTCTAATGTTGGTATGGATCATGAGTTATTCTTTTGTGATTCTATTCCAATCTGCAATCGGTTCTTGGTAAAGTCGTTACTTTTTCATGGAGTTTCGCTCTTGGACAAATGAGTTGATTGAGGATTGAATTTATCCAATATGTTCCATTTGACAGGAAATATTTCTCTGATTTGTTAAGAATCCCGGGGTTTAATATTATGAACCTTTGACTTGGGGAAGAaagtgaaaaagaaaaaaagaagaagaaatggcTGTGTTTCCTGAGTCTGCATTTTGTCAGACTTATGGGTTATACGTGGAATCCTGATAAAACTAGATTGTAATTTTAGCGGCTTGGTGAAACATCTATTTTAGTGCAAAACCTAGAGAAATATACGTTTATAAACAATCTTGCGGATAGATAGTCAAATTTGAGCTTGAGTTTTTTGAGCTCAGAGATATAATCTAATATAAGCAATCAAGATCACAAACTATGATTGTTCATATTCTAAAGACTAATAGAATAAGTTGCAAATTGTTTCATATCATGCAAGTACCAATAATTTTGATTAGGGTCCCTCAACTTATTCacattttatgctttatgaATGAGCAATGCAATATCTATTTGTGCCTTCTGCGTGTCTCATGCATGATGCATCAATATGGTGCTTGCTGTGGTGTAAGCttcttaaatattagacttatCGATTCAATAATAGAAATTTggactttttttatttttagctgCCTCATAGTTATGGCTTTTAATCTGAATCCAGAAACTTcaaagaaaataagaaaaccCAAGGCATGGAAGCATTCAGAAGCTATAACTAGAGCACAACTGGTACAGATGCGTGAGGAGTTCTGGGATACTGCTCCACATTATGGTGGTCGGAAAGGTATtggattatttatttttctacaaatCTTTACATAATCATCACACTAAGCTCAAGAGCTAGCTGTGGGGCTTCTTCAGATGATTATATGTGAATAAGCTATGGTGCTCTATTATTATATATGGTTATCACTAGAGATAAAAATTGTCATATATTTCGGCACACTCTCCCCCAAAAAACTAGATCATATGCTTTTTCCCGGTATGATTTAGGAAGTTAGGAGCATACAAAGTTTCAGAGAAATGAAGTCATACAATATCTAATTTGTTATACTAAAGGATTCTTTACAGCAGCATGTATGCAATTTTTATTTCATAGAACTTCATTTTCCTTGTCAAGTTCTTTcactttcttgaatttatttggatcatcttgATTTTACTTTTATCTCATTGAAACACTTCTTTCCATGCTTCATTACCATGGCGCTTCTTGCGACTTGCTGACTTGATCTCAAACCATGTTAGTTATCCACCAACTTTTAAGCTATCTTATTGTCTATTAATTGATGGAACCAGAAAGATTTACCTTCCCTTCCCCTTTCAAGTGGAAGAAGTCTGAGCTTGTAGTGCAGTTTGGCGTAGTTCTTTGGTTTCGTAGACCATTCCTTACACTGGTGAAGTTATTTTAATATCTAGACGCATAAAAAATTTGGTGTCTTTATGGTACGTTCGGTAGGCATGATAACATAATGGTTTCCTAATCCAGATTTATCCTTCATTTTACTTGCAAAATTGTTGGCTTGTTTCTAACCTCTGAGCATGATGCTAATTACCATTATGGCCACATATTTAAGTTTTACCTTTTGAAAGATGAGAGAGAGTGCATACCAAGAAACTAAATTAGTATGACTCCATCTTGTTTAGTACATAATACCAGCTAGATAGCACATAACTTCATCTAGATATacgaaaaaattaattattttttggtaaactattatgttttttgtttaataatatatGACAGATAATTTTTATAATCTAGTCTACTTTAGTATAGTCACTGGTGACATACCAAACTGTAAAAGAACGATATTTAATGTGCTCTATAAATTCTATTTAATATCTAATAAGATAGCTCTATACTATAGTATTACCATTGAAAAGAGGCCTGACATAGAAAGAGACCAAGGTAATTGGTATGACACCATGCCTTTAATATATAGTGATAGATATGTTGTAGTATTGCAAAAAGGGATGCAATACCAAGAGTTTAAGGTAGTTTCTGTAATACTCTCTCCATACGTAGTGGTAGATGTACAAAAACTTAAAAGGAGGGGGCTTTATACCATGAGAGCGTGATAGTTAGTATGGCACAGTTCCTTTAATATATGGTAATAGATTGTACAAAACATTAAATcttcaatatattaaaatttt comes from Primulina huaijiensis isolate GDHJ02 chromosome 5, ASM1229523v2, whole genome shotgun sequence and encodes:
- the LOC140976892 gene encoding uncharacterized protein isoform X2, giving the protein MGCAGSREKGEETSKKIRKPKAWKHSEAITRAQLVQMREEFWDTAPHYGGRKDASIICDYDDASLFFQRPKFVLVEDLNQRFGMHLGLQPRLI